Below is a genomic region from Leifsonia sp. Root112D2.
GGGTCGCGGGCGCCCTGATCGGCCTCTCATTGCAACTGGGCCTTCGCCATCTTCGGCATCGTGCTCTCGACAGTTGATCCACCGCAGTGCCGACGACGCCCGCTGCATGAACGTTCACCGGACAGTTGGTGATGTCAGCAGGGGATCCGCTTTCGATACAGCGTGGGTGATCGGCGGCGTGCCATCGGTTCGCCCGTTATGCCGGAAAGTCCGGGGGGCCCTGGCCGAGTTGAAGCGCACGTTCCTGGAGCCGGGCGAGTGCTGCTGCACCGTATTGCGAAAACGGTTCGTCGGTGGCTGATTCGATCCATCTGCGGAGCGCGAGGCTGAACGCGAGAATCAGCATCTCTGCTCCGAGGCGAGCGGTCAGATCTTCGACGCCGCGTTCGAGAAGGGATCCGACGACCGAGTTCGCGATCCCTGCCGTTTTCAGAAGACCGCGTTCGCGCACTTCGACGCTCGCCTCGGCAATCCGGTGCCGTTGCGCGGCTCTGCGGCGCTGCTCGGCCGTCATCACGGCGTCCGCCGCCTTCAATGCACCCGCCAGACACGCGGACACGTCGGCGTCGTCGGGAGCCTGACGAATCGCGTCGGCGAAGAGCCCGCTGAGGACCTCCTCGCCTCCGAACAGGATCTCGCGTTTGTCGGCGAAGTGGC
It encodes:
- a CDS encoding TetR/AcrR family transcriptional regulator codes for the protein MGRWAPDARERLQDAALELFSENGYEATTVAQIAERANLNRATFFRHFADKREILFGGEEVLSGLFADAIRQAPDDADVSACLAGALKAADAVMTAEQRRRAAQRHRIAEASVEVRERGLLKTAGIANSVVGSLLERGVEDLTARLGAEMLILAFSLALRRWIESATDEPFSQYGAAALARLQERALQLGQGPPDFPA